One window from the genome of Dyadobacter sp. CECT 9275 encodes:
- a CDS encoding sugar transferase, with protein sequence MDLAIHPTTPVRETRVPAVLFRVVYLNRDFEQYMYFLQKFGESMQVEYFDTKQGAMDALEQYFPADVVIGHENALGWELLEQIRNSGKLGNIPFVILVDKLTRSAVQRARLLRADDIFDAKFKNGDLLTRLHYFNKRQWYIAERASQKIKFQSAGIPLWKRGIDIASTGAALILLAPLLLLVALLIRLDSKGPVIYRSKRVGSGYRIFNLLKFRTMRTDADQMMRKMAAFNMYNKTSEPLESEDGSQLCEECRAGNNCNRRLFLDGKEICEKVFQAQKDKKAAFMKFQNDPRITRIGQFLRNSSLDELPQLWNIFRGDMSLVGNRPLPLYEAEKMTTDDKIMRFAGPAGLTGLWQVTKRGKGKADMSEEERAQLDVTYAKEFSFMMDLKIILKTFPALLQSENV encoded by the coding sequence ATGGATTTGGCGATTCACCCGACTACTCCTGTCCGCGAGACAAGAGTGCCAGCAGTATTGTTCAGGGTTGTATACCTGAACCGGGATTTTGAACAGTATATGTATTTTCTTCAAAAATTCGGAGAATCCATGCAGGTGGAGTATTTTGATACGAAGCAAGGCGCCATGGATGCTCTGGAGCAGTATTTCCCTGCGGATGTGGTGATAGGCCACGAGAACGCGCTGGGATGGGAACTGCTGGAGCAAATCAGAAACAGTGGTAAGTTAGGTAATATCCCGTTTGTTATTCTGGTGGATAAGCTCACCAGAAGCGCGGTACAGAGGGCAAGACTGTTACGGGCTGACGATATTTTTGATGCAAAATTCAAGAATGGAGATCTGCTGACCAGGTTACACTACTTCAATAAGCGGCAGTGGTATATTGCTGAACGTGCTTCGCAGAAAATCAAATTTCAAAGTGCAGGGATTCCGTTATGGAAACGGGGTATTGATATTGCTTCCACCGGTGCAGCGCTCATCCTGCTGGCTCCGTTGCTGCTGCTGGTTGCTTTGCTGATCAGGCTGGACAGTAAAGGTCCTGTTATTTACAGGTCCAAGCGCGTGGGGAGCGGGTATCGTATCTTTAATCTATTGAAATTCAGGACTATGCGGACTGATGCCGATCAGATGATGCGGAAGATGGCTGCATTTAATATGTATAACAAAACCTCCGAACCGCTGGAATCGGAAGATGGTAGCCAACTTTGCGAGGAATGCCGTGCAGGCAATAATTGTAACAGAAGGCTTTTTCTGGACGGAAAGGAAATTTGCGAAAAGGTTTTCCAGGCACAGAAGGACAAAAAAGCTGCCTTTATGAAGTTTCAGAATGATCCGCGTATCACGCGCATCGGGCAGTTCCTTAGAAATTCAAGTTTGGATGAGCTTCCCCAGCTCTGGAATATTTTCCGTGGAGATATGTCTCTGGTAGGAAATAGGCCGCTGCCATTGTACGAAGCAGAAAAAATGACTACCGACGATAAAATCATGCGTTTTGCAGGTCCGGCAGGGCTCACAGGATTATGGCAGGTTACCAAGAGAGGGAAAGGCAAGGCAGATATGTCCGAAGAAGAACGTGCGCAGCTGGATGTGACTTATGCCAAGGAATTTTCATTTATGATGGATCTGAAAATCATCCTTAAGACATTCCCCGCCCTGCTGCAGTCCGAGAATGTTTGA
- a CDS encoding ATP-binding protein, whose product MKDVQINDLQQISFFKEVPETQLQWLIDNSSHYVLKAGEFLAKPDEPLTGTHIIISGKIELYRIQANNKLSISELPAGTITGILPFSRGKISIAFTQCMVDSQIMTFPKEKLKELIIHYYELTQALVVVMTSRVREFTELEQQNEKMMALGKLSAGLAHELNNPAAAIVRGSASLKKHLQLEPEGFKKLISIQLSSESIDTLSNKMFEALGRKERPVLTMMQRSEKEDEISDWLYDQNIQDGMDIAENFVEFGFETKDLEEFKSCLPDNALEPVLNWINTNFTTERMVSEIQEASRRIAELIGSVKTFTHMDRGGDKDLVDIHTGIRNTLVMLNHKIKKAGIELSEEFEENLPHITGKEGELNQVWTNLIDNASDALEGQPNPKLTIKTWKENEFVKIAVIDNGAGVPKDIKSKIFDPFFTTKQIGKGTGLGLDVVNRIVKQHQGSVTLSSEPGHTEFLVCFPIN is encoded by the coding sequence ATGAAGGATGTTCAGATAAACGATTTACAACAGATAAGTTTCTTCAAGGAAGTGCCGGAAACACAGTTGCAGTGGCTGATCGACAACAGCAGCCACTATGTACTGAAAGCCGGAGAATTCCTTGCCAAACCCGATGAGCCGCTTACGGGAACGCATATCATCATTAGCGGTAAAATTGAACTTTACCGGATACAAGCCAATAACAAGCTGAGTATTTCAGAGTTACCAGCAGGAACCATTACGGGTATTCTCCCTTTTTCGAGGGGGAAGATTTCCATAGCATTTACCCAATGTATGGTGGATTCCCAGATTATGACTTTCCCGAAAGAAAAGCTGAAAGAGCTTATAATACATTACTACGAGCTCACCCAGGCACTGGTGGTGGTGATGACATCGCGGGTCAGGGAGTTTACAGAGCTTGAACAGCAAAACGAAAAAATGATGGCGCTGGGCAAACTATCCGCCGGGCTTGCGCACGAACTCAATAACCCTGCTGCAGCTATTGTACGTGGCTCAGCTTCGCTCAAAAAACACTTGCAGCTGGAACCTGAGGGGTTTAAAAAATTGATATCCATTCAGTTGAGTTCGGAATCAATAGATACGCTGAGTAATAAAATGTTTGAGGCACTGGGCCGCAAGGAGCGTCCCGTGCTGACGATGATGCAGCGTTCCGAAAAGGAAGACGAGATATCTGACTGGCTGTATGATCAGAATATCCAGGACGGGATGGATATTGCCGAAAATTTTGTTGAGTTTGGATTTGAAACCAAAGACCTGGAGGAATTCAAAAGCTGCCTGCCTGATAACGCCCTGGAACCGGTACTGAACTGGATTAACACCAATTTCACAACCGAAAGGATGGTATCTGAAATCCAGGAAGCATCCAGGCGCATTGCGGAACTGATCGGCTCGGTGAAAACATTTACTCACATGGACAGGGGTGGAGATAAGGATCTTGTAGATATTCATACCGGGATCAGAAATACCCTCGTAATGCTGAATCATAAAATTAAAAAAGCTGGCATTGAGTTATCCGAGGAGTTCGAAGAAAACCTGCCGCATATTACAGGAAAAGAAGGGGAACTCAACCAGGTTTGGACCAACCTGATCGATAACGCTTCCGATGCGCTTGAGGGCCAGCCCAACCCAAAGCTTACCATTAAAACCTGGAAGGAGAATGAATTTGTTAAAATAGCTGTGATTGATAACGGCGCCGGGGTACCAAAAGACATTAAATCCAAAATATTCGATCCTTTTTTTACCACTAAACAGATAGGCAAGGGAACTGGTCTGGGCCTGGACGTTGTAAACCGGATCGTGAAGCAGCACCAGGGAAGCGTAACGTTGTCGTCCGAACCAGGGCATACAGAGTTTCTGGTTTGTTTTCCAATAAATTAA
- a CDS encoding TolC family protein, translating into MRCIILLLFFLSLSIVSHAQESLHTEVSYEYLDKLLAVAQKNYPKARMYSARVEMGNFGIKRAKLSYFEVLSFSYVYSPSQYANAINPNFLNGYQFGFFFNIGSLLQKPSMIKQAKMEQQALQYEKEAYDLNLEADVKKRYFTYVQSLVLLRIRANALLDGEAALSSIRHKFEKGETTFENYNNVLNMVTGQQQVKITAETDVLIAKSSLEELLGEKLENIK; encoded by the coding sequence ATGAGATGTATCATTTTACTGCTTTTTTTTCTTTCCTTATCCATTGTATCCCACGCCCAGGAATCTCTTCACACGGAGGTTTCCTACGAATATCTGGATAAACTTCTGGCAGTAGCTCAAAAAAATTACCCCAAGGCCAGGATGTATAGCGCCAGGGTCGAAATGGGGAATTTTGGTATCAAAAGGGCCAAGCTTTCTTATTTTGAAGTCCTGTCTTTTTCCTACGTGTACAGCCCTTCACAGTATGCCAACGCAATTAATCCCAATTTCCTGAACGGATACCAGTTTGGCTTTTTCTTCAATATTGGTTCGTTGCTTCAGAAGCCTTCAATGATCAAGCAGGCCAAGATGGAACAGCAGGCACTCCAGTATGAAAAGGAGGCCTATGACCTGAACCTGGAGGCGGATGTCAAGAAAAGATATTTCACGTATGTCCAGAGTCTTGTTTTGTTAAGGATCAGAGCCAATGCGCTGCTGGATGGCGAAGCTGCCCTCTCCAGTATCAGACATAAGTTTGAAAAGGGAGAGACGACGTTCGAGAACTACAATAATGTATTGAACATGGTAACCGGCCAGCAGCAGGTTAAAATTACCGCTGAAACGGATGTACTTATTGCAAAGAGTTCGCTGGAAGAACTTTTAGGAGAAAAACTTGAGAATATAAAATGA
- a CDS encoding response regulator transcription factor, translated as MDLKKSILVIDDEPSICKILEHFLKNDFNVVVKNDGSEGMIWLEQGNSPDLIIADLQMPNLNGKEFLKIAKASNIYADIPVIILSGSDDSSERIQCLNLGADDFMLKPFNPMEVHAKINAVLRRNARYS; from the coding sequence ATGGATTTAAAAAAGAGCATTTTGGTAATTGATGATGAACCAAGCATCTGTAAAATACTAGAGCATTTTCTTAAAAATGATTTTAATGTTGTTGTAAAAAACGACGGCTCGGAAGGAATGATTTGGCTTGAACAGGGCAATTCCCCTGATCTGATTATTGCCGACCTTCAGATGCCTAACCTCAATGGTAAGGAATTTCTTAAAATAGCAAAAGCCAGTAATATCTATGCTGATATACCGGTGATCATACTTTCAGGCTCCGATGACAGCAGCGAGCGTATTCAGTGCCTTAACCTGGGCGCTGATGATTTTATGCTGAAACCCTTTAACCCAATGGAAGTACATGCGAAGATCAATGCTGTGTTACGACGAAATGCACGTTACTCATAA
- a CDS encoding winged helix-turn-helix domain-containing protein: MQETPMNRNVEIRMRHWVYVDGVKFFGPGRLELLVRIAETGSMAKAAKDMGMSYKKAWAMVDEMNALGQNPYVVARKGGQKGGGTELTETGRKVIEAYKELNRKLMKVVEAESELLQLI; the protein is encoded by the coding sequence ATGCAGGAAACACCTATGAACAGAAATGTAGAAATACGGATGCGCCACTGGGTGTATGTGGATGGCGTCAAATTTTTCGGCCCTGGCCGGCTGGAGCTCCTCGTACGTATAGCAGAAACAGGTTCCATGGCGAAAGCGGCCAAGGACATGGGTATGTCCTATAAAAAGGCATGGGCCATGGTAGATGAAATGAACGCGTTGGGTCAAAATCCTTATGTTGTGGCCCGCAAAGGCGGCCAGAAGGGTGGAGGAACCGAGCTGACCGAGACGGGACGTAAGGTAATAGAAGCGTACAAAGAGCTCAACCGAAAACTGATGAAAGTAGTGGAAGCCGAAAGTGAATTGCTGCAGCTGATATGA
- a CDS encoding UBP-type zinc finger domain-containing protein: MKDPICKHISGITEIVQPKELVCEECTKVGGEWLHLRTCQSCGATLCCDSSPAKHMTRHYIQTNHPVVISAEPGENWLWCYPDKAFVEYE; encoded by the coding sequence ATGAAAGACCCGATTTGTAAACATATCTCTGGCATTACGGAGATCGTGCAGCCCAAGGAGCTCGTTTGTGAGGAATGTACTAAAGTAGGAGGTGAATGGCTGCATTTAAGGACCTGCCAGTCGTGCGGAGCTACTTTATGCTGTGACAGCTCCCCCGCAAAACACATGACGCGCCATTACATTCAAACCAACCATCCGGTGGTAATTTCTGCAGAGCCCGGAGAAAACTGGTTATGGTGTTATCCGGATAAGGCCTTTGTTGAATATGAATAG
- a CDS encoding FAD-dependent oxidoreductase: MGLPIIFSIDDDAQVLRAINRDLKAHYRDKYRVLSTISVKEAMESLLDLQNKGEEVAIFISDQRMPEMQGVDFLEKAMLLFPEAKRVLLTAYSDTEAAIKAINEVGLDYYLMKPWDPPEEKLYPAIDDLLSDWQMNYRPDFKGIKVIGYQFSPKSHEIKDFLAGNLVPYLWLDAAAHESAQFISTNNLEPKDLPVVIFEDGALLKTPGILDIAGKIGLNADMKQSVYDVVIIGAGPAGLAASVYGASEGLSTLLIERKAPGGQAGTSSRIENYLGFPAGLSGSELARRAITQATRFGTEFLSPQSVKEIKLKDNYKTLVLEDDREITAKAVVITTGVDYRKLETKGIPDFTGSGIYYGAASTEAVSCGEKDVYILGGGNSAGQAAMYLSKFARNVYIIIRKPDLVSSMSAYLIDQIDNTNNITILGCTEILEARGEEHLQGLQLVDLNTSEERWVKADALFIFIGARPYTDWVGLEIIKNDKGFIETGRELKGYDDFKQVWKNNRDPYLLETSCPGIFAAGDVRAGAMNRVTSAVGEGSMAISFVHQYLSEI; this comes from the coding sequence ATGGGATTGCCGATTATTTTCTCAATAGACGATGATGCTCAGGTATTGCGTGCGATCAATCGTGATTTGAAAGCGCACTACCGGGATAAGTACAGAGTACTCAGCACGATTTCCGTGAAAGAGGCTATGGAAAGCTTGCTGGATCTCCAGAATAAGGGTGAGGAAGTAGCCATCTTTATTTCGGACCAGCGTATGCCCGAAATGCAGGGCGTTGATTTTCTGGAAAAGGCCATGCTGCTTTTTCCAGAGGCTAAGCGCGTGTTACTGACAGCTTATTCCGATACGGAGGCAGCTATTAAAGCCATTAACGAAGTGGGGCTGGATTATTATCTCATGAAACCGTGGGATCCTCCGGAAGAAAAGCTTTATCCGGCCATCGATGATCTGCTGAGCGACTGGCAGATGAATTATCGTCCTGATTTTAAGGGTATTAAGGTAATTGGGTATCAGTTTTCTCCCAAATCTCATGAAATCAAGGACTTTCTGGCGGGCAACCTGGTACCTTACCTCTGGCTCGACGCAGCCGCTCATGAATCAGCACAGTTCATTTCCACCAATAACCTTGAACCGAAGGATTTACCTGTGGTTATTTTTGAGGATGGGGCTTTACTGAAAACACCTGGAATTTTAGATATTGCCGGCAAGATTGGTCTGAACGCAGATATGAAGCAGTCGGTCTACGACGTGGTTATCATTGGTGCAGGCCCCGCCGGACTGGCGGCTTCGGTGTATGGCGCATCGGAGGGCTTAAGTACCTTGCTGATAGAAAGAAAAGCGCCGGGAGGGCAGGCTGGAACAAGTTCCAGGATTGAAAACTACCTGGGATTTCCTGCCGGATTAAGCGGGTCGGAGCTGGCCAGGAGAGCCATTACTCAGGCCACGCGTTTCGGGACCGAATTCCTTTCGCCTCAGTCTGTTAAGGAAATAAAGCTGAAAGATAATTACAAAACGCTTGTGCTGGAAGACGACCGGGAGATCACGGCCAAAGCGGTGGTGATCACTACGGGGGTTGATTACCGGAAGCTCGAAACCAAAGGAATCCCTGATTTTACCGGAAGCGGTATTTATTATGGAGCCGCAAGTACCGAAGCCGTTTCCTGTGGCGAAAAGGATGTTTACATTCTCGGGGGAGGGAACTCTGCGGGGCAGGCAGCCATGTACTTATCCAAATTTGCCAGAAATGTCTATATCATTATCCGGAAGCCTGACCTCGTTTCATCTATGTCGGCATATCTGATTGATCAGATCGACAATACAAATAATATAACCATACTTGGCTGTACCGAGATTCTGGAAGCCAGAGGTGAGGAACATTTGCAGGGGCTGCAACTGGTTGACCTGAATACTTCGGAGGAGCGCTGGGTAAAAGCTGATGCACTTTTTATCTTTATCGGTGCACGGCCATACACGGATTGGGTGGGACTTGAGATCATCAAAAATGACAAGGGTTTTATTGAAACCGGCAGGGAACTGAAAGGATACGACGATTTCAAACAGGTATGGAAAAATAACCGAGATCCGTACTTGTTGGAAACCAGTTGTCCAGGGATTTTTGCCGCGGGAGATGTACGTGCCGGTGCTATGAACAGGGTAACTTCCGCAGTGGGAGAGGGGTCCATGGCGATCAGCTTTGTGCATCAGTACCTGAGTGAGATATAA
- a CDS encoding GumC family protein: protein MTELIQFLRLLNRNRIILIAVPLVTLVLCYFLVRELPDTFKSHGSIATGLVDKTEQVLSTAEKDQDSEINRKFDNIIQMMTLKKVLDQVSYQLLLHDLRAAPATRFRKPGKITEAMSNGEKARYIALIDKKLKARDELLQGNKDNDKIIAMLEELGYDHRSIQSKINIYRVKSSDYISIDAEAENPQLSAFLINTLSSEFISYYSSRLIDNNNRAISFLTEFLGQKRVALADKMNNLRNFKIRNRVLNLNEQARSLYGQIAEYESKREIAEKDIKAYGAAIKNIDNKFNPADRRYLESALTDVNQEILTTKQQLRSLNETYVRNNFDVKYQPMLDSLQGKLARQINEASDRYVYNPMVAKENLVTQKLTLEIELELAVNSVSSIQEELIRLNQKFDALVPNEAQIQEFEASIDIASKEYMEALQRYNNITMQSSFPVYLKPAEKAMPGTVQPSKKMVLLILSGIISFTFCLFVFFILFYFDNSIRYPLQLANETDIPVVGYLNYVSGGLDLRKIQNESTTEKSILLFRNLVRSVRYELDAERPGRKIIVITSLGEGEGETLLTISLAWAFSKMNKSVLIIDGNFNNQHITKLNRGTVFLEGVLRGNDHLITKPENDGISILGNHGGDTSLNEIANEVQIGQTLEMLKTRFDVILIETDSLVAMNKAKEWISFADLVVSVFASGKTIRAEDKSKIDYFKSLGSKFTGWVLTGTRDIAEQAGKTNRKVEV, encoded by the coding sequence ATGACAGAATTAATACAATTCCTGAGGCTGCTGAACCGTAACCGGATTATACTAATTGCTGTACCCCTGGTTACGCTGGTGCTGTGTTATTTTCTGGTGCGGGAGCTACCCGATACCTTTAAATCGCATGGAAGCATTGCTACCGGGCTCGTTGATAAAACGGAGCAGGTACTTTCCACTGCGGAAAAGGATCAGGATTCCGAGATAAACCGGAAATTTGATAACATCATTCAGATGATGACGCTGAAAAAAGTCCTTGATCAGGTTTCTTACCAGCTTTTGTTACACGATCTGCGCGCTGCCCCCGCTACTAGGTTCCGTAAACCAGGTAAAATAACCGAAGCGATGAGTAATGGTGAAAAGGCCAGGTACATTGCTTTGATTGATAAAAAACTGAAGGCCAGGGACGAACTTTTGCAGGGCAACAAGGATAATGATAAGATCATTGCCATGCTGGAGGAGCTAGGCTATGATCACCGGTCCATCCAATCCAAGATTAATATTTACAGGGTAAAAAGCAGTGACTATATCAGCATAGATGCGGAGGCAGAAAACCCGCAGCTTTCGGCATTTCTGATCAATACCTTATCCTCAGAGTTTATTTCTTACTATTCGTCCCGCCTGATCGATAACAACAATCGTGCTATTTCATTTTTAACTGAATTCCTGGGGCAGAAAAGGGTCGCACTTGCAGACAAAATGAACAATCTGCGTAATTTTAAGATCAGAAACAGGGTTTTGAACCTCAATGAACAAGCCAGAAGTTTGTATGGGCAAATTGCGGAGTATGAGTCTAAAAGGGAAATAGCCGAAAAGGATATTAAAGCGTACGGCGCGGCCATCAAAAATATAGACAATAAGTTTAACCCCGCCGACAGACGTTATCTGGAAAGCGCACTCACAGACGTTAACCAGGAAATTCTCACCACCAAACAGCAACTGAGGTCACTGAATGAAACCTATGTCCGGAATAATTTTGACGTAAAATACCAGCCCATGCTGGATTCATTACAAGGTAAGCTCGCCAGGCAGATTAACGAAGCCTCTGACCGTTACGTGTATAATCCAATGGTGGCCAAGGAAAATCTGGTCACCCAAAAACTGACACTGGAGATTGAGCTTGAACTTGCGGTCAACAGCGTATCCTCTATCCAGGAAGAACTCATCAGGCTGAACCAGAAATTTGATGCCCTGGTACCTAATGAAGCTCAGATTCAGGAATTTGAAGCCAGTATTGACATTGCCAGTAAAGAATACATGGAAGCTTTGCAGCGGTATAATAATATTACGATGCAATCGAGCTTCCCGGTTTACCTTAAGCCTGCAGAAAAGGCCATGCCCGGGACCGTCCAGCCGTCCAAGAAAATGGTACTGCTGATTTTGTCCGGTATTATCAGTTTTACATTTTGCCTTTTCGTCTTTTTCATACTCTTTTATTTTGATAATTCGATCAGATACCCCTTACAGCTGGCCAACGAAACTGACATACCCGTAGTGGGGTATCTCAACTATGTTTCGGGCGGGCTGGATCTCCGGAAAATTCAGAATGAATCTACAACTGAAAAGTCAATTTTGCTTTTCAGGAACCTGGTACGCTCTGTAAGATACGAGCTCGATGCGGAACGTCCTGGTCGGAAAATCATCGTGATCACAAGCCTAGGTGAGGGAGAGGGAGAAACGCTGCTGACCATTAGTCTTGCCTGGGCTTTTTCAAAGATGAATAAAAGTGTACTGATCATTGATGGTAATTTTAATAATCAACATATTACGAAACTGAACCGCGGAACGGTTTTTCTGGAAGGTGTACTACGTGGAAACGATCATCTGATCACCAAACCGGAGAACGATGGAATCAGTATCCTGGGTAATCATGGAGGAGATACCTCTCTGAATGAAATAGCGAATGAAGTGCAGATCGGGCAAACGCTGGAAATGCTCAAAACCAGATTTGATGTGATCCTGATAGAAACAGATTCCCTGGTTGCCATGAACAAAGCAAAGGAGTGGATATCGTTTGCCGATTTGGTTGTGTCCGTTTTTGCTTCGGGAAAAACCATCCGGGCGGAAGACAAATCCAAAATCGATTACTTCAAAAGCCTTGGCTCCAAATTTACGGGGTGGGTACTTACCGGTACCAGGGATATTGCGGAGCAGGCTGGAAAAACAAACAGGAAGGTAGAAGTATGA